From Thermococcus sp., one genomic window encodes:
- a CDS encoding ATP-binding protein gives MLFDLQPKTRREDLYDREAELQEFRDALNLGERLILLLGLRRLGKSSLLNVSLNESGMPYAKIDVRSLYFTHGSIPQEILAKKLLDSLLSTVSSRRAIRLRLEKALESVRGIRLSGLHVEFERKPDLAEILERINSWAEKEGLRVIIAFDEAQYLRLSGIQYDGLIAYAVDNLPALTFALTGSEVGMLYDFLGLENPKKPLFGRYAREITLNRFSREQSVDFLSKGFEEIRVEVHKGELERVVDRLDGITGWLTTYGYLRGVRGLSERDALEELFQRAQALVMEELSSLLSYSRRYGLILKAVALGNESWSDIKEYLEFKGGRINDAKFSLLLKNLTKYGYLTKTGRSYAIPDPVVQEVVRKLSLPQGK, from the coding sequence TTGCTGTTTGATCTACAACCTAAGACAAGGCGTGAGGATTTGTACGACAGGGAGGCAGAGCTCCAAGAGTTCAGAGATGCCCTAAACCTGGGTGAGAGGCTCATTCTCTTGCTCGGATTGAGACGTCTGGGGAAGAGTTCACTGCTCAACGTTTCCCTGAATGAATCCGGGATGCCTTACGCAAAGATTGACGTCCGCTCTCTGTACTTCACCCATGGCTCCATACCTCAGGAGATCCTGGCCAAAAAACTTCTGGACTCACTTCTCTCGACGGTCTCGTCCCGCAGGGCCATTAGACTGAGACTGGAAAAAGCGCTTGAATCTGTGAGGGGAATAAGACTTTCGGGCCTTCACGTTGAGTTTGAGAGAAAACCGGATTTGGCAGAAATTCTTGAGAGGATAAACTCCTGGGCCGAAAAGGAAGGCCTAAGGGTTATAATCGCCTTCGACGAAGCCCAGTACCTCAGGCTCTCGGGAATCCAGTACGATGGCCTCATAGCGTATGCGGTTGACAACCTTCCGGCCCTGACCTTTGCACTGACCGGCTCGGAGGTTGGAATGCTCTACGACTTTCTGGGGCTGGAAAATCCGAAAAAACCCCTCTTTGGGAGGTATGCACGGGAGATTACACTCAACAGGTTCAGTCGGGAGCAGAGTGTGGACTTTTTAAGCAAAGGCTTTGAGGAGATTAGAGTTGAAGTCCACAAGGGTGAACTCGAAAGGGTCGTCGACAGACTTGATGGAATAACCGGCTGGCTGACAACCTACGGCTACCTGAGAGGAGTGAGGGGACTCTCCGAGAGGGACGCCCTTGAAGAGCTGTTTCAGCGGGCCCAAGCACTGGTCATGGAGGAGCTATCATCCCTTCTCTCCTACAGCAGGAGGTACGGGCTGATACTCAAGGCGGTCGCCCTTGGAAATGAGAGCTGGAGCGACATAAAGGAGTACTTGGAATTCAAAGGAGGGCGAATAAACGATGCAAAGTTCTCCCTCCTATTGAAGAACCTCACAAAGTACGGCTATTTGACAAAGACCGGAAGGAGTTACGCAATACCCGATCCCGTTGTCCAAGAGGTGGTCAGGAAGCTCAGCTTACCCCAGGGTAAGTAA
- a CDS encoding histone deacetylase family protein, producing MSLRIFYSPIFREHRPEGYHPENPTRLDYAIRGLSENGLWDEEKILEPSPASPSDLLLIHDGEYVERIRGLEGSFSYLDPDTYVSPGTWEAALSAVGAARAAVEAAVEDRGLYLALVRPPGHHAGRSGRAFNASTLGFCIFNNSAFAAYTLKERRGRAVVIDFDAHHGNGTQEIFWNDGDVVHIDLHERDIYPWSGYEHDIGGRGAEGSKVNLPMPHYSTDDDYILAWMEIVLPVLEETKPDAVVVSAGFDGFLGESLTTLRLTERFFRYAGATLSRYPLAVIFEGGYSVGLMRALPAFVKGYLEGSVEERGIEPSYEAIRTVKTVLEIQREFWGI from the coding sequence TTGTCCCTCAGAATCTTTTACTCCCCCATTTTCAGGGAGCACAGACCCGAGGGCTATCATCCCGAGAACCCGACCAGGCTGGACTACGCGATAAGGGGTCTTTCCGAAAACGGGCTGTGGGATGAGGAAAAAATTCTGGAGCCCAGCCCGGCCTCGCCTTCGGATCTCCTTCTGATACACGATGGGGAGTACGTGGAGAGGATTCGGGGGCTCGAAGGGAGCTTCTCGTACCTCGACCCCGACACCTACGTGTCCCCCGGCACGTGGGAAGCCGCTCTCTCGGCAGTCGGTGCGGCGAGGGCTGCGGTTGAGGCGGCAGTGGAGGATAGGGGTCTCTACCTGGCGCTCGTCAGACCGCCCGGACACCATGCTGGCAGGTCGGGAAGGGCCTTCAACGCCTCAACCCTCGGCTTCTGCATCTTCAACAACAGCGCATTTGCGGCTTACACCCTCAAGGAGCGCAGGGGAAGGGCTGTGGTCATTGACTTCGACGCCCACCACGGCAACGGTACGCAGGAGATATTCTGGAACGATGGGGACGTTGTCCACATCGACCTCCACGAGCGCGACATCTATCCTTGGAGCGGCTACGAACACGACATCGGGGGAAGGGGTGCGGAGGGGAGCAAGGTCAACCTCCCGATGCCCCACTACTCCACCGACGATGACTACATCCTCGCGTGGATGGAAATCGTCCTTCCAGTCCTGGAGGAAACGAAGCCCGATGCTGTGGTTGTCTCTGCCGGTTTTGACGGCTTTCTTGGAGAGAGCCTCACGACGCTTAGGCTGACGGAACGGTTCTTCCGCTACGCCGGTGCGACGCTCTCCCGCTATCCCCTGGCCGTCATCTTTGAAGGTGGCTACTCCGTCGGGCTGATGAGGGCCCTCCCCGCCTTTGTTAAGGGGTATCTTGAGGGGAGCGTGGAGGAACGGGGCATCGAGCCCAGTTACGAGGCCATAAGAACGGTGAAAACTGTCCTCGAAATCCAGAGGGAGTTCTGGGGAATATAG
- a CDS encoding TATA-box-binding protein, which translates to MVDMSNVKLRIENIVASVDLFTQLNLEKVIEICPNSKYNPEEFPGIICRFEEPKVALLIFSSGKLVVTGAKSVEDIERAVNKLIQMLKKIGAKFGRAPQIDIQNMVFSGDIGMEFNLDAVALSLPNCEYEPEQFPGVIYRVKEPRAVILLFSSGKIVCSGAKSEHDAWEAVRKLLRELEKYGLIEEEEEW; encoded by the coding sequence TTGGTCGACATGAGCAATGTAAAGCTCAGAATCGAGAATATCGTCGCTTCTGTGGATCTCTTTACGCAGCTGAACCTTGAAAAGGTTATAGAGATATGTCCCAACTCCAAGTACAACCCCGAGGAGTTCCCTGGGATAATATGCCGCTTTGAGGAGCCCAAGGTGGCGCTCCTCATATTCAGCTCCGGAAAGCTGGTCGTCACCGGCGCTAAGAGCGTCGAGGACATCGAGAGGGCAGTCAACAAGCTCATCCAGATGCTCAAGAAGATAGGCGCCAAGTTCGGAAGGGCACCTCAGATAGACATCCAGAACATGGTATTCAGCGGCGACATCGGTATGGAGTTCAACCTCGATGCCGTTGCGCTCAGTTTGCCAAACTGTGAGTACGAGCCCGAGCAGTTCCCCGGCGTCATCTACCGCGTCAAGGAGCCGAGGGCGGTCATACTGCTCTTCTCCTCCGGAAAGATAGTCTGCTCCGGCGCCAAGAGCGAGCACGACGCCTGGGAGGCTGTCAGAAAGCTCCTCCGTGAGCTGGAGAAGTACGGCCTCATCGAGGAAGAGGAAGAGTGGTGA
- a CDS encoding DUF356 domain-containing protein has product MRNTMVLVRTDNFQKASIALADLVRYGGMQIRGDPRIIPPALSDWAFEKISGEKPRRRFRAHVIAQIDLPPAKAIGRLMDIHPPAHVLVIPPDTEVWEELIRLWSTFEKLKGFHPPKRTKAEELRKKREEEEGLEEL; this is encoded by the coding sequence ATGAGAAACACGATGGTTTTAGTAAGGACCGACAACTTTCAGAAGGCCAGCATCGCTCTCGCCGATCTGGTTCGGTACGGCGGCATGCAGATACGCGGTGATCCAAGGATTATCCCCCCCGCACTCTCGGACTGGGCCTTTGAGAAGATAAGCGGTGAAAAGCCGAGGAGACGCTTCAGGGCGCACGTGATCGCCCAGATAGACCTGCCGCCGGCAAAGGCGATCGGCAGGCTCATGGACATCCACCCACCGGCGCACGTTCTCGTGATCCCACCGGATACCGAAGTCTGGGAGGAGCTAATACGCCTCTGGAGCACCTTTGAGAAGCTCAAGGGCTTCCACCCTCCAAAGAGAACCAAGGCGGAAGAACTCAGGAAGAAGAGGGAGGAAGAGGAGGGGTTAGAGGAGCTTTAG